A genomic region of Tigriopus californicus strain San Diego chromosome 1, Tcal_SD_v2.1, whole genome shotgun sequence contains the following coding sequences:
- the LOC131879268 gene encoding uncharacterized protein F13E6.1-like has translation MSATPSPAVEATPGPTASSYPDLSDSVASPTDSVIAGDFGAMSAEEQELQRQEWKSELAKTEEEILTLKQVLASKEEVAAGLKRRLGITAWRELSEDMTQGLKNIQDSAAYKKTAEGINVAKEKTAGLWTSVTSSTSFQNVSGRMGSAFGAAAGAVKSKMPQSMSTQGLSEALGGTNNGTATPSASDSVSGGTLPTTPEGDKQA, from the coding sequence ATGTCAGCCACGCCCTCGCCCGCCGTCGAGGCCACGCCGGGCCCGACGGCCTCGTCCTACCCGGATCTGTCGGATTCCGTGGCCTCGCCCACGGATTCGGTGATTGCCGGGGATTTTGGCGCCATGAGCGCCGAAGAGCAAGAGCTCCAACGCCAAGAGTGGAAGAGCGAGTTGGCCAAGACCGAGGAGGAGATCCTCACCTTGAAGCAGGTCTTGGCCTCCAAGGAGGAGGTGGCGGCCGGCCTTAAGCGACGATTGGGCATCACGGCCTGGCGCGAACTCTCCGAGGACATGACCCAAGGCCTCAAGAACATTCAGGACTCGGCTGCTTACAAGAAGACGGCCGAGGGGATCAATGTGGCCAAGGAGAAGACGGCCGGCCTTTGGACTTCGGTCACCAGCTCCACGTCCTTCCAGAACGTGTCCGGACGCATGGGATCGGCCTTTGGCGCCGCGGCTGGCGCTGTCAAGTCTAAGATGCCACAATCCATGTCCACCCAAGGCTTGAGTGAGGCCTTGGGCGGGACCAACAATGGGACGGCCACCCCTAGCGCCTCCGACAGTGTCAGTGGCGGCACGTTGCCCACCACGCCCGAGGGCGATAAGCAGGCATAA